In a genomic window of Gossypium arboreum isolate Shixiya-1 chromosome 7, ASM2569848v2, whole genome shotgun sequence:
- the LOC108484192 gene encoding tryptophan aminotransferase-related protein 3-like: protein MMKSIVSSKYLACLVGSIILNLLFIINIYVGGQWKLSWSSRAAIEAETVAAIYCSGHGRAYLDGLVVVGNKPVCDCNTCFTGPDCSQFIPHCTANADGGDPLFLEPFWMQHLASSALVVAGWHQMSYTYSGKSFFSEELAKVVRKVHASVGNAVTQNRFIIFGAGSTQVLSAAVFALSPENTSSPAKVVTSVPYYPVDKQQTQYFSSQKFKYEGDAYRWKNRSDCSITNMIEIVTSPNNPDGQLKKAIFHGPNVKTIYDHAYYWPHFTPIPAPSDEDVMVFTLSKLTGHAGTRLGWAVIKDETVFNRMMIHMQMNSMGVSKDAQLRAFKLLNVVLEEGTGIFDFAYQTLKSRWERLVQTVSLSNRFSLQENNPQYCTFYNKVRQLSPAYAWLKCEREEDKDCYAVLEAANIIGRQGNLFGVEDGYVRLSLVRTQDDFDILIERLHKLITEEDGDKPM, encoded by the exons ATGATGAAGAGTATTGTTAGCTCCAAGTATTTGGCATGTCTGGTTGGTTCTATAATTCTCAATCTGTTGTTCATAATCAATATATATGTGGGTGGTCAATGGAAACTGAGTTGGAGCTCAAGAGCTGCAATCGAAGCTGAAACTGTGGCAGCTATATATTGTTCAGGCCATGGAAGAGCTTACTTGGATGGTTTGGTTGTTGTTGGGAATAAACCAGTTTGCGACTGCAATACATGCTTTACAGGCCCTGATTGCTCTCAGTTTATACCACACTGTACAGCAAATGCTGATGG TGGGGATCCATTATTTTTGGAACCATTCTGGATGCAGCATTTAGCTAGTAGTGCTCTAGTAGTAGCAGGGTGGCACCAAATGAGCTATACTTACAGTGGTAAGAGCTTCTTCTCGGAAGAGCTTGCAAAGGTTGTGCGCAAAGTACACGCAAGCGTAGGGAATGCAGTCACCCAAAACAGATTTATAATTTTTGGTGCTGGTTCAACCCAAGTCCTTAGTGCTGCAGTTTTTGCACTCTCCCCTGAAAATACCTCCTCACCTGCAAAAGTTGTAACTTCAGTCCCTTACTATCCG GTCGACAAACAACAAACACAATACTTTAGCTCACAAAAATTTAAGTACGAAGGAGATGCTTATAGATGGAAGAATAGATCAGATTGTAGCATCACAAACATGATCGAGATCGTAACGTCGCCCAACAATCCTGATGGACAATTAAAGAAAGCGATTTTTCATGGCCCTAATGTCAAGACAATCTACGATCATGCATATTACTGGCCTCATTTTACACCTATTCCAGCTCCATCAGATGAAGATGTGATGGTATTTACACTTTCCAAGCTCACAGGTCATGCTGGCACTAGACTTGG GTGGGCAGTGATAAAGGATGAAACAGTGTTCAACAGAATGATGATACACATGCAGATGAATTCCATGGGAGTTTCCAAAGATGCTCAACTACGAGCTTTTAAGCTTTTGAACGTAGTCCTTGAAGAAGGAACCGGAATATTCGACTTTGCATACCAGACACTGAAGAGCAGGTGGGAAAGATTGGTCCAGACCGTATCCTTGTCGAACCGCTTCTCTCTTCAGGAAAACAATCCTCAATATTGCACTTTTTACAACAAAGTCCGACAACTTTCCCCAG CTTACGCATGGTTGAAATGTGAGAGAGAAGAGGATAAAGATTGTTATGCAGTTCTGGAGGCAGCTAATATCATTGGGCGTCAAGGAAATCTGTTCGGTGTAGAAGATGGGTATGTTCGACTAAGCCTAGTCCGAACCCAAGATGATTTCGATATATTAATTGAACGTTTACACAAATTAATAACAGAGGAGGATGGTGACAAACCTATGTGA